A window of the Salvelinus fontinalis isolate EN_2023a chromosome 26, ASM2944872v1, whole genome shotgun sequence genome harbors these coding sequences:
- the LOC129824001 gene encoding nonsense-mediated mRNA decay factor SMG7-like isoform X6: protein MNLCAQYLRQAEALKADMTDFKLGAAEVWTSRQALQDLYQKMLVTDLEYALDKKVEQDLWNHAFKNQITTLQSQAKNRANPNRSEVQANLSLFLEAASGFYTQLLQELCTVFNVDLPCRVKSSQLGIISNKQTNTSAIVKPQPSSCSYICQHCLVHLGDIARYRNQTSQAESYYRHAAQLVPSNGQPYNQLAILASSKGDHLTTIFYYCRSIAVKFPFPAASTNLQKALAKAVESRDEVKTKWSVSDFIKAFIKFHGHVYLSKSLEKLNNLREKLEEQFQRLILQKAFSSQQLVHITIINMFELHHLRDFGNETDDQSFSSEEQIGWFQLLGLFMSFLGVMCSRALLNMNRGEEIMGECPLPAIKVSLDWLKLRPTVFQDGAVDRRQYVWPWLVSILNSFQPKEDDVSCASITPLPEEFELQGFLALRPALRTLDFTKGHQGVAVDKEGLPVRARHQRLISLGKWVADNQPGLIQYKVRDGLLLFITDIEELAIEEPQEKDAPVLQESSNSEQTPNEGNMGLKSVLSMGKTQNSVLEIGERPVVTFKENIKPREQSREPSRNHHQKEAGKERRDFGKGNGVPGKGEQKRDGKRKSEVKKNSHEKAADAGKQVKAQSDMRKMPVSEARKTPVTQTQTTCSSQFIPIHHPGAFPPLPSRQGFPPPAYVIPPPVAFSMNPGFTFSTGMSVPGPFLQSASHPQQPGAQQQVQVQAGKPSHIPYSQQRPSVPGAMNQGAPQGQPQQQPSQTMQQVQLQVQALVQQQQSPTKPVQPVQLGKSPPHHPGMQQYMQVDQAGQMWGQHQAQQHQTQPTMQKMQAMQMPVKQPYYMGSPQEPLKLFEQQQYAMQTVPQQNSMDKKMKYPDVKMQDFYWDPSYRMGDNRPMVGERMGKRLPPGAFHPDQDNTPRGPPFELPNQSRMESGSEVIGQSSSLMPLSGFPIQESSYQNNSIFSQAYGKNMAPNPKSDTPMLHQEPSLYSLFEGTPWSPSLPASSDHSTPASQSPHSSNPSSLPSSPPTHNHGSIPFSNFGPIGTPDNRDRRMVDRWKVEKTPVSGFGLDYLPAASSSSDHRTPENSWHQGNAPSSSWAAQELPMEDSSTVLLDSLKSIWSSSMMQPGPSALEQLLMQQKQQRGRGTMNPPH, encoded by the exons ACATGACAG ATTTTAAGCTTGGTGCAGCAGAGGTCTGGACTTCAAGGCAAGCGCTTCAGGACTTGTACCAGAAGATGCTGGTGACTGATCTGGAGTATGCTTTGGACAAGAAAGTGGAGCAAGATCT CTGGAACCATGCTTTTAAAAATCAaataacaacactacagagtcAAGCCAAGAACCGAGCCAACCCCAATAGAAGTGAGGTGCAGGCCAATCTGTCCCTATTTCTCGAGGCAGCTAGTGGATTCTACACACAA TTACTACAGGAGCTGTGTACCGTGTTCAACGTGGACTTGCCTTGCCGTGTGAAGTCATCTCAGCTTGGAATTATCAGCAATAAACAGACCAACACCAGCGCCATTGTAAAACCCCAACCCAGCTCTTGCTCTTATATCTGCCAGCATTGTCTCGTCCACCTCGGAGACATCG CACGGTATCGCAACCAAACCAGCCAAGCGGAGTCCTATTACAGACACGCAGCTCAACTTGTTCCTTCAAATG GTCAGCCTTACAATCAGCTGGCCATCCTGGCCTCCTCTAAAGGGGACCACCTCACAACGATATTCTACTACTGCAGGAGCATTGCTGTCAAGTTCCCTTTCCCTGCAGCCTCCACCAACCTGCAGAAAGCTCTCGCTAAAGCTGTTGAAAG CCGTGATGAGGTCAAAACAAAGTGGAGTGTGTCAGATTTCATCAAGGCCTTCATCAAGTTCCATGGTCACGTTTACCTGAGCAAGAGCCTGGAGAAGCTTAACAACCTGAGAGAAAAGCTGGAAGAACAATTTCAG CGGCTGATTCTGCAGAAAGCCTTCAGCTCCCAGCAGCTGGTCCACATCACAATTATCAACATGTTTGAGCTGCACCATCTGAGGGACTTCGGAAATGAAACAGACGACCAGAGCTTCAGCTCCGAGGAGCAAATCGGCTGGTTCCAACTTCTCGGTCTCTTCA TGTCATTTCTTGGTGTCATGTGTAGCCGAGCACTGCTGAATATGAACCGAGGAGAGGAGATCATGGGAGAATGTCCATTGCCAGCCATCAAGGTGTCCCTGGACTGGCTCAAACTACGACCTACCGTTTTTCAGGATGGTGCCGTGGACAGACGACAGTA TGTTTGGCCTTGGCTGGTGTCCATTCTGAACAGTTTCCAACCAAAGGAAGATGATGTTTCCTGTGCATCAA TAACTCCACTTCCAGAGGAGTTTGAACTGCAGGGGTTTTTGGCTCTCAGGCCAGCGCTAcg GACCCTTGACTTCACTAAAGGCCACCAGGGTGTTGCTGTGGACAAGGAGGGTCTGCCAGTCCGTGCCCGTCATCAGAGGCTCATCAGCCTGGGGAAATGGGTGGCAGACAACCAGCCAGG GCTGATTCAGTACAAAGTCAGGGATGGCCTGCTGCTGTTCATCACCGACATCGAGGAATTGGCCATCGAGGAGCCCCAGGAGAAGGATGCCCCTGTGCTCCAGGAGTCCTCCAACAGTGAGCAGACCCCCAACGAGGGCAACATGGGCCTGAAGTCAGTCTTGTCCATGGGCAAGACCCAGAACAGCGTGTTGGAGATCGGCGAGAGGCCCGTGGTGACCTTCAAGGAGAACATCAAGCCCCGGGAGCAGAGCAGGGAGCCTAGCCGCAATCACCACCAGAAGGAGGCAGGGAAGGAACGGAGGGACTTCGGCAAAGGCAACGGAGTGCCGGGAAAAGGAGAGCAGAAGAGGGATGGCAAGAGGAAGAGTGAGGTGAAGAAGAACAGCCATGAGAAAGCTGCAGACGCAGGGAAACAG GTGAAAGCCCAGTCGGATATGAGGAAGATGCCAGTGTCTGAGGCCAGGAAGACTCCAGTCACTCAGACCCAGACTACCTGCTCCTCCCAGTtcatccccatccaccacccgGGAGCCTTCCCTCCACTGCCCAGCCGACAAG GTTTCCCCCCTCCGGCCTATGTGATCCCTCCTCCCGTGGCGTTTTCCATGAATCCCGGCTTTACCTTCTCTACGGGCATGTCTGTCCCCGGGCCGTTCCTGCAGTCGGCCTCCCACCCTCAGCAGCCCGGTGCCCAGCAG CAGGTGCAGGTTCAGGCTGGGAAGCCGTCGCACATTCCATACAGCCAGCAGAGGCCGTCAGTGCCAGGGGCGATGAACCAAGGTGCTCCCCAGGGACAGCCCCAGCAACAGCCTTCccagaccatgcagcaggtgcaGCTCCAGGTCCAGGCTCTTGTCCAACAGCAGCAGTCACCCACCAAGCCTGTGCAGCCAGTACAGCTGGGAAAGAGCCCACCTCACCATCCAGGGATGCAGCAG TACATGCAGGTAGATCAGGCTGGACAGATGTGGGGCCAGCACCAGGCCCAGCAGCACCAGACCCAGCCCACCATGCAGAAGATGCAGGCCATGCAGATGCCTGTCAAGCAGCCCTACTACATGGGAAGCCCCCAGGAACCCCTCAAGCTCTTTGAGCAACAGCAGTACGCCATGCAGACGGTTCCCCAGCAGAACAGCATGGACAAGAAGATGAAGTACCCGGATGTGAAAATGCAGGATTTTTACTGGGACCCTTCCTACCGCATGGGGGATAACAGACCGATGGTGGGGGAGAGGATGGGCAAGCGGCTGCCCCCTGGGGCCTTCCACCCAGACCAAGACAACACACCCAGGGGGCCTCCTTTTGAG TTGCCAAATCAGTCAAGAATGGAAAGTGGCTCTGAGGTGATTGGCCAGTCGTCTTCTCTCATGCCCTTATCTGGGTTCCCAATTCAG GAGAGTTCCTATCAAAACAACAGCATTTTTAGCCAGGCCTATGGGAAGAACATGGCTCCCAACCCCAAGTCCGACACTCCCATGCTTCACCAGGAACCTTCTCTCTACTCCCTGTTTGAAGGAACTCCATGGTCCCCATCCCTTCCCGCCAGCTCAG ACCACTCTACACCAGCAAGCCAGTCCCCCCATTCTTCCAACCCAAGCAGTTTACCCTCTTCTCCACCCACGCACAACCATGGCTCCATCCCCTTCTCTAACTTCGGCCCCATAGGAACACCCGACAACCGAGACAGGAGGATGGTCGACCGCTGGAAGGTGGAAAAGACGC CTGTGAGTGGGTTTGGTCTGGACTATCTGCCCGCTGCGTCGTCATCTTCAGACCACCGAACCCCTGAGAACAGCTGGCACCAGGGGAACGCCCCCAGCAGCTCCTGGGCCGCCCAGGAGTTGCCAATGGAAGACTCCTCCACTGTGCTCCTGGACAGTCTGAAG TCCATCTGGTCTAGCTCCATGATGCAGCCGGGGCCTTCGGCCCTGGAGCAGCTCCTCATGCAGCAGAAGCAGCAGAGGGGCCGGGGCACCATGAACCCTCCACACTGA
- the LOC129824001 gene encoding nonsense-mediated mRNA decay factor SMG7-like isoform X2 translates to MNLCAQYLRQAEALKADMTDFKLGAAEVWTSRQALQDLYQKMLVTDLEYALDKKVEQDLWNHAFKNQITTLQSQAKNRANPNRSEVQANLSLFLEAASGFYTQLLQELCTVFNVDLPCRVKSSQLGIISNKQTNTSAIVKPQPSSCSYICQHCLVHLGDIARYRNQTSQAESYYRHAAQLVPSNGQPYNQLAILASSKGDHLTTIFYYCRSIAVKFPFPAASTNLQKALAKAVESRDEVKTKWSVSDFIKAFIKFHGHVYLSKSLEKLNNLREKLEEQFQRLILQKAFSSQQLVHITIINMFELHHLRDFGNETDDQSFSSEEQIGWFQLLGLFMSFLGVMCSRALLNMNRGEEIMGECPLPAIKVSLDWLKLRPTVFQDGAVDRRQYVWPWLVSILNSFQPKEDDVSCASITPLPEEFELQGFLALRPALRTLDFTKGHQGVAVDKEGLPVRARHQRLISLGKWVADNQPGLIQYKVRDGLLLFITDIEELAIEEPQEKDAPVLQESSNSEQTPNEGNMGLKSVLSMGKTQNSVLEIGERPVVTFKENIKPREQSREPSRNHHQKEAGKERRDFGKGNGVPGKGEQKRDGKRKSEVKKNSHEKAADAGKQVKAQSDMRKMPVSEARKTPVTQTQTTCSSQFIPIHHPGAFPPLPSRQGFPPPAYVIPPPVAFSMNPGFTFSTGMSVPGPFLQSASHPQQPGAQQQVQVQAGKPSHIPYSQQRPSVPGAMNQGAPQGQPQQQPSQTMQQVQLQVQALVQQQQSPTKPVQPVQLGKSPPHHPGMQQYMQVDQAGQMWGQHQAQQHQTQPTMQKMQAMQMPVKQPYYMGSPQEPLKLFEQQQYAMQTVPQQNSMDKKMKYPDVKMQDFYWDPSYRMGDNRPMVGERMGKRLPPGAFHPDQDNTPRGPPFEDKSSPLLPPDLLKSISDFEEEEELSFTKPHGFYQALAGPLSTAPGRNIFLPNQSRMESGSEVIGQSSSLMPLSGFPIQESSYQNNSIFSQAYGKNMAPNPKSDTPMLHQEPSLYSLFEGTPWSPSLPASSDHSTPASQSPHSSNPSSLPSSPPTHNHGSIPFSNFGPIGTPDNRDRRMVDRWKVEKTPVSGFGLDYLPAASSSSDHRTPENSWHQGNAPSSSWAAQELPMEDSSTVLLDSLKSIWSSSMMQPGPSALEQLLMQQKQQRGRGTMNPPH, encoded by the exons ACATGACAG ATTTTAAGCTTGGTGCAGCAGAGGTCTGGACTTCAAGGCAAGCGCTTCAGGACTTGTACCAGAAGATGCTGGTGACTGATCTGGAGTATGCTTTGGACAAGAAAGTGGAGCAAGATCT CTGGAACCATGCTTTTAAAAATCAaataacaacactacagagtcAAGCCAAGAACCGAGCCAACCCCAATAGAAGTGAGGTGCAGGCCAATCTGTCCCTATTTCTCGAGGCAGCTAGTGGATTCTACACACAA TTACTACAGGAGCTGTGTACCGTGTTCAACGTGGACTTGCCTTGCCGTGTGAAGTCATCTCAGCTTGGAATTATCAGCAATAAACAGACCAACACCAGCGCCATTGTAAAACCCCAACCCAGCTCTTGCTCTTATATCTGCCAGCATTGTCTCGTCCACCTCGGAGACATCG CACGGTATCGCAACCAAACCAGCCAAGCGGAGTCCTATTACAGACACGCAGCTCAACTTGTTCCTTCAAATG GTCAGCCTTACAATCAGCTGGCCATCCTGGCCTCCTCTAAAGGGGACCACCTCACAACGATATTCTACTACTGCAGGAGCATTGCTGTCAAGTTCCCTTTCCCTGCAGCCTCCACCAACCTGCAGAAAGCTCTCGCTAAAGCTGTTGAAAG CCGTGATGAGGTCAAAACAAAGTGGAGTGTGTCAGATTTCATCAAGGCCTTCATCAAGTTCCATGGTCACGTTTACCTGAGCAAGAGCCTGGAGAAGCTTAACAACCTGAGAGAAAAGCTGGAAGAACAATTTCAG CGGCTGATTCTGCAGAAAGCCTTCAGCTCCCAGCAGCTGGTCCACATCACAATTATCAACATGTTTGAGCTGCACCATCTGAGGGACTTCGGAAATGAAACAGACGACCAGAGCTTCAGCTCCGAGGAGCAAATCGGCTGGTTCCAACTTCTCGGTCTCTTCA TGTCATTTCTTGGTGTCATGTGTAGCCGAGCACTGCTGAATATGAACCGAGGAGAGGAGATCATGGGAGAATGTCCATTGCCAGCCATCAAGGTGTCCCTGGACTGGCTCAAACTACGACCTACCGTTTTTCAGGATGGTGCCGTGGACAGACGACAGTA TGTTTGGCCTTGGCTGGTGTCCATTCTGAACAGTTTCCAACCAAAGGAAGATGATGTTTCCTGTGCATCAA TAACTCCACTTCCAGAGGAGTTTGAACTGCAGGGGTTTTTGGCTCTCAGGCCAGCGCTAcg GACCCTTGACTTCACTAAAGGCCACCAGGGTGTTGCTGTGGACAAGGAGGGTCTGCCAGTCCGTGCCCGTCATCAGAGGCTCATCAGCCTGGGGAAATGGGTGGCAGACAACCAGCCAGG GCTGATTCAGTACAAAGTCAGGGATGGCCTGCTGCTGTTCATCACCGACATCGAGGAATTGGCCATCGAGGAGCCCCAGGAGAAGGATGCCCCTGTGCTCCAGGAGTCCTCCAACAGTGAGCAGACCCCCAACGAGGGCAACATGGGCCTGAAGTCAGTCTTGTCCATGGGCAAGACCCAGAACAGCGTGTTGGAGATCGGCGAGAGGCCCGTGGTGACCTTCAAGGAGAACATCAAGCCCCGGGAGCAGAGCAGGGAGCCTAGCCGCAATCACCACCAGAAGGAGGCAGGGAAGGAACGGAGGGACTTCGGCAAAGGCAACGGAGTGCCGGGAAAAGGAGAGCAGAAGAGGGATGGCAAGAGGAAGAGTGAGGTGAAGAAGAACAGCCATGAGAAAGCTGCAGACGCAGGGAAACAG GTGAAAGCCCAGTCGGATATGAGGAAGATGCCAGTGTCTGAGGCCAGGAAGACTCCAGTCACTCAGACCCAGACTACCTGCTCCTCCCAGTtcatccccatccaccacccgGGAGCCTTCCCTCCACTGCCCAGCCGACAAG GTTTCCCCCCTCCGGCCTATGTGATCCCTCCTCCCGTGGCGTTTTCCATGAATCCCGGCTTTACCTTCTCTACGGGCATGTCTGTCCCCGGGCCGTTCCTGCAGTCGGCCTCCCACCCTCAGCAGCCCGGTGCCCAGCAG CAGGTGCAGGTTCAGGCTGGGAAGCCGTCGCACATTCCATACAGCCAGCAGAGGCCGTCAGTGCCAGGGGCGATGAACCAAGGTGCTCCCCAGGGACAGCCCCAGCAACAGCCTTCccagaccatgcagcaggtgcaGCTCCAGGTCCAGGCTCTTGTCCAACAGCAGCAGTCACCCACCAAGCCTGTGCAGCCAGTACAGCTGGGAAAGAGCCCACCTCACCATCCAGGGATGCAGCAG TACATGCAGGTAGATCAGGCTGGACAGATGTGGGGCCAGCACCAGGCCCAGCAGCACCAGACCCAGCCCACCATGCAGAAGATGCAGGCCATGCAGATGCCTGTCAAGCAGCCCTACTACATGGGAAGCCCCCAGGAACCCCTCAAGCTCTTTGAGCAACAGCAGTACGCCATGCAGACGGTTCCCCAGCAGAACAGCATGGACAAGAAGATGAAGTACCCGGATGTGAAAATGCAGGATTTTTACTGGGACCCTTCCTACCGCATGGGGGATAACAGACCGATGGTGGGGGAGAGGATGGGCAAGCGGCTGCCCCCTGGGGCCTTCCACCCAGACCAAGACAACACACCCAGGGGGCCTCCTTTTGAG GACAAGAGCTCCCCTCTTCTGCCTCCAGACCTGTTAAAAAGTATATCAGAttttgaggaggaggaagagctgtCCTTTACTAAGCCTCATGGTTTCTACCAGGCCTTGGCTGGCCCTCTTAGTACTGCTCCAGGACGAAATATATTT TTGCCAAATCAGTCAAGAATGGAAAGTGGCTCTGAGGTGATTGGCCAGTCGTCTTCTCTCATGCCCTTATCTGGGTTCCCAATTCAG GAGAGTTCCTATCAAAACAACAGCATTTTTAGCCAGGCCTATGGGAAGAACATGGCTCCCAACCCCAAGTCCGACACTCCCATGCTTCACCAGGAACCTTCTCTCTACTCCCTGTTTGAAGGAACTCCATGGTCCCCATCCCTTCCCGCCAGCTCAG ACCACTCTACACCAGCAAGCCAGTCCCCCCATTCTTCCAACCCAAGCAGTTTACCCTCTTCTCCACCCACGCACAACCATGGCTCCATCCCCTTCTCTAACTTCGGCCCCATAGGAACACCCGACAACCGAGACAGGAGGATGGTCGACCGCTGGAAGGTGGAAAAGACGC CTGTGAGTGGGTTTGGTCTGGACTATCTGCCCGCTGCGTCGTCATCTTCAGACCACCGAACCCCTGAGAACAGCTGGCACCAGGGGAACGCCCCCAGCAGCTCCTGGGCCGCCCAGGAGTTGCCAATGGAAGACTCCTCCACTGTGCTCCTGGACAGTCTGAAG TCCATCTGGTCTAGCTCCATGATGCAGCCGGGGCCTTCGGCCCTGGAGCAGCTCCTCATGCAGCAGAAGCAGCAGAGGGGCCGGGGCACCATGAACCCTCCACACTGA
- the LOC129824001 gene encoding nonsense-mediated mRNA decay factor SMG7-like isoform X5 encodes MNLCAQYLRRQAEALKADMTDFKLGAAEVWTSRQALQDLYQKMLVTDLEYALDKKVEQDLWNHAFKNQITTLQSQAKNRANPNRSEVQANLSLFLEAASGFYTQLLQELCTVFNVDLPCRVKSSQLGIISNKQTNTSAIVKPQPSSCSYICQHCLVHLGDIARYRNQTSQAESYYRHAAQLVPSNGQPYNQLAILASSKGDHLTTIFYYCRSIAVKFPFPAASTNLQKALAKAVESRDEVKTKWSVSDFIKAFIKFHGHVYLSKSLEKLNNLREKLEEQFQRLILQKAFSSQQLVHITIINMFELHHLRDFGNETDDQSFSSEEQIGWFQLLGLFMSFLGVMCSRALLNMNRGEEIMGECPLPAIKVSLDWLKLRPTVFQDGAVDRRQYVWPWLVSILNSFQPKEDDVSCASITPLPEEFELQGFLALRPALRTLDFTKGHQGVAVDKEGLPVRARHQRLISLGKWVADNQPGLIQYKVRDGLLLFITDIEELAIEEPQEKDAPVLQESSNSEQTPNEGNMGLKSVLSMGKTQNSVLEIGERPVVTFKENIKPREQSREPSRNHHQKEAGKERRDFGKGNGVPGKGEQKRDGKRKSEVKKNSHEKAADAGKQVKAQSDMRKMPVSEARKTPVTQTQTTCSSQFIPIHHPGAFPPLPSRQGFPPPAYVIPPPVAFSMNPGFTFSTGMSVPGPFLQSASHPQQPGAQQQVQVQAGKPSHIPYSQQRPSVPGAMNQGAPQGQPQQQPSQTMQQVQLQVQALVQQQQSPTKPVQPVQLGKSPPHHPGMQQYMQVDQAGQMWGQHQAQQHQTQPTMQKMQAMQMPVKQPYYMGSPQEPLKLFEQQQYAMQTVPQQNSMDKKMKYPDVKMQDFYWDPSYRMGDNRPMVGERMGKRLPPGAFHPDQDNTPRGPPFELPNQSRMESGSEVIGQSSSLMPLSGFPIQESSYQNNSIFSQAYGKNMAPNPKSDTPMLHQEPSLYSLFEGTPWSPSLPASSDHSTPASQSPHSSNPSSLPSSPPTHNHGSIPFSNFGPIGTPDNRDRRMVDRWKVEKTPVSGFGLDYLPAASSSSDHRTPENSWHQGNAPSSSWAAQELPMEDSSTVLLDSLKSIWSSSMMQPGPSALEQLLMQQKQQRGRGTMNPPH; translated from the exons ACATGACAG ATTTTAAGCTTGGTGCAGCAGAGGTCTGGACTTCAAGGCAAGCGCTTCAGGACTTGTACCAGAAGATGCTGGTGACTGATCTGGAGTATGCTTTGGACAAGAAAGTGGAGCAAGATCT CTGGAACCATGCTTTTAAAAATCAaataacaacactacagagtcAAGCCAAGAACCGAGCCAACCCCAATAGAAGTGAGGTGCAGGCCAATCTGTCCCTATTTCTCGAGGCAGCTAGTGGATTCTACACACAA TTACTACAGGAGCTGTGTACCGTGTTCAACGTGGACTTGCCTTGCCGTGTGAAGTCATCTCAGCTTGGAATTATCAGCAATAAACAGACCAACACCAGCGCCATTGTAAAACCCCAACCCAGCTCTTGCTCTTATATCTGCCAGCATTGTCTCGTCCACCTCGGAGACATCG CACGGTATCGCAACCAAACCAGCCAAGCGGAGTCCTATTACAGACACGCAGCTCAACTTGTTCCTTCAAATG GTCAGCCTTACAATCAGCTGGCCATCCTGGCCTCCTCTAAAGGGGACCACCTCACAACGATATTCTACTACTGCAGGAGCATTGCTGTCAAGTTCCCTTTCCCTGCAGCCTCCACCAACCTGCAGAAAGCTCTCGCTAAAGCTGTTGAAAG CCGTGATGAGGTCAAAACAAAGTGGAGTGTGTCAGATTTCATCAAGGCCTTCATCAAGTTCCATGGTCACGTTTACCTGAGCAAGAGCCTGGAGAAGCTTAACAACCTGAGAGAAAAGCTGGAAGAACAATTTCAG CGGCTGATTCTGCAGAAAGCCTTCAGCTCCCAGCAGCTGGTCCACATCACAATTATCAACATGTTTGAGCTGCACCATCTGAGGGACTTCGGAAATGAAACAGACGACCAGAGCTTCAGCTCCGAGGAGCAAATCGGCTGGTTCCAACTTCTCGGTCTCTTCA TGTCATTTCTTGGTGTCATGTGTAGCCGAGCACTGCTGAATATGAACCGAGGAGAGGAGATCATGGGAGAATGTCCATTGCCAGCCATCAAGGTGTCCCTGGACTGGCTCAAACTACGACCTACCGTTTTTCAGGATGGTGCCGTGGACAGACGACAGTA TGTTTGGCCTTGGCTGGTGTCCATTCTGAACAGTTTCCAACCAAAGGAAGATGATGTTTCCTGTGCATCAA TAACTCCACTTCCAGAGGAGTTTGAACTGCAGGGGTTTTTGGCTCTCAGGCCAGCGCTAcg GACCCTTGACTTCACTAAAGGCCACCAGGGTGTTGCTGTGGACAAGGAGGGTCTGCCAGTCCGTGCCCGTCATCAGAGGCTCATCAGCCTGGGGAAATGGGTGGCAGACAACCAGCCAGG GCTGATTCAGTACAAAGTCAGGGATGGCCTGCTGCTGTTCATCACCGACATCGAGGAATTGGCCATCGAGGAGCCCCAGGAGAAGGATGCCCCTGTGCTCCAGGAGTCCTCCAACAGTGAGCAGACCCCCAACGAGGGCAACATGGGCCTGAAGTCAGTCTTGTCCATGGGCAAGACCCAGAACAGCGTGTTGGAGATCGGCGAGAGGCCCGTGGTGACCTTCAAGGAGAACATCAAGCCCCGGGAGCAGAGCAGGGAGCCTAGCCGCAATCACCACCAGAAGGAGGCAGGGAAGGAACGGAGGGACTTCGGCAAAGGCAACGGAGTGCCGGGAAAAGGAGAGCAGAAGAGGGATGGCAAGAGGAAGAGTGAGGTGAAGAAGAACAGCCATGAGAAAGCTGCAGACGCAGGGAAACAG GTGAAAGCCCAGTCGGATATGAGGAAGATGCCAGTGTCTGAGGCCAGGAAGACTCCAGTCACTCAGACCCAGACTACCTGCTCCTCCCAGTtcatccccatccaccacccgGGAGCCTTCCCTCCACTGCCCAGCCGACAAG GTTTCCCCCCTCCGGCCTATGTGATCCCTCCTCCCGTGGCGTTTTCCATGAATCCCGGCTTTACCTTCTCTACGGGCATGTCTGTCCCCGGGCCGTTCCTGCAGTCGGCCTCCCACCCTCAGCAGCCCGGTGCCCAGCAG CAGGTGCAGGTTCAGGCTGGGAAGCCGTCGCACATTCCATACAGCCAGCAGAGGCCGTCAGTGCCAGGGGCGATGAACCAAGGTGCTCCCCAGGGACAGCCCCAGCAACAGCCTTCccagaccatgcagcaggtgcaGCTCCAGGTCCAGGCTCTTGTCCAACAGCAGCAGTCACCCACCAAGCCTGTGCAGCCAGTACAGCTGGGAAAGAGCCCACCTCACCATCCAGGGATGCAGCAG TACATGCAGGTAGATCAGGCTGGACAGATGTGGGGCCAGCACCAGGCCCAGCAGCACCAGACCCAGCCCACCATGCAGAAGATGCAGGCCATGCAGATGCCTGTCAAGCAGCCCTACTACATGGGAAGCCCCCAGGAACCCCTCAAGCTCTTTGAGCAACAGCAGTACGCCATGCAGACGGTTCCCCAGCAGAACAGCATGGACAAGAAGATGAAGTACCCGGATGTGAAAATGCAGGATTTTTACTGGGACCCTTCCTACCGCATGGGGGATAACAGACCGATGGTGGGGGAGAGGATGGGCAAGCGGCTGCCCCCTGGGGCCTTCCACCCAGACCAAGACAACACACCCAGGGGGCCTCCTTTTGAG TTGCCAAATCAGTCAAGAATGGAAAGTGGCTCTGAGGTGATTGGCCAGTCGTCTTCTCTCATGCCCTTATCTGGGTTCCCAATTCAG GAGAGTTCCTATCAAAACAACAGCATTTTTAGCCAGGCCTATGGGAAGAACATGGCTCCCAACCCCAAGTCCGACACTCCCATGCTTCACCAGGAACCTTCTCTCTACTCCCTGTTTGAAGGAACTCCATGGTCCCCATCCCTTCCCGCCAGCTCAG ACCACTCTACACCAGCAAGCCAGTCCCCCCATTCTTCCAACCCAAGCAGTTTACCCTCTTCTCCACCCACGCACAACCATGGCTCCATCCCCTTCTCTAACTTCGGCCCCATAGGAACACCCGACAACCGAGACAGGAGGATGGTCGACCGCTGGAAGGTGGAAAAGACGC CTGTGAGTGGGTTTGGTCTGGACTATCTGCCCGCTGCGTCGTCATCTTCAGACCACCGAACCCCTGAGAACAGCTGGCACCAGGGGAACGCCCCCAGCAGCTCCTGGGCCGCCCAGGAGTTGCCAATGGAAGACTCCTCCACTGTGCTCCTGGACAGTCTGAAG TCCATCTGGTCTAGCTCCATGATGCAGCCGGGGCCTTCGGCCCTGGAGCAGCTCCTCATGCAGCAGAAGCAGCAGAGGGGCCGGGGCACCATGAACCCTCCACACTGA